In one Bombyx mori chromosome 22, ASM3026992v2 genomic region, the following are encoded:
- the LOC101743614 gene encoding elongation of very long chain fatty acids protein 4 isoform X1, with protein MGYEVILEDLVNYQNGNRVIQTWSLSETIFGLAIVLSVYLALVVKILPSFMKQREPYKLKSLLLFYNCFQVAFSAYLVFIYSRYILSYGVITKRCPKGEDLQAVIKEIYPYFIAKHLDLLDTVFFVLRKKDNQVTFLHLYHHNTMVTWTWLHLMYHPADHFVVVGMLNSFVHVLMYAYYGISSLGPKYAKFVWWKKHLTKVQLVQFVLVTSHLHYQQKLTPCPLPTFFHYFCVSLICSFFLLFMKFYVQSYRVRKERKANDLNVGNKLGGERLLKGL; from the exons ATGGGCTATGAAGTGATATTGGAAGATCTTGTGAACTATCAAAATGGTA ATCGCGTTATCCAAACATGGTCATTATCAGAGACCATATTTGGCCTGGCCATAGTCCTGTCTGTCTACTTGGCTTTAGTCGTAAAAATACTACCGTCGTTCATGAAGCAACGCGAACCTTACAAACTGAAGAGCTTGCTTTTGTTTTACAACTGTTTTCAAGTCGCTTTCTCTGcttatttggtttttatt TATTCCAGGTATATTCTAAGTTACGGTGTGATCACAAAAAGATGTCCCAAAGGTGAAGATTTACAAGCG gttATCAAAGAAATCTATCCATATTTCATAGCAAAGCACCTTGATCTACTAGATACAGTGTTCTTCGTTCTGAGAAAGAAAGACAACCAAGTGACTTTCCTTCATCTTTACCACCACAACACCATGGTGACTTGGACCTGGCTCCATTTAATGTACCATCCCGCAGATCACTTTGTGGTGGTTGGCATGTTGAATAGCTTCGTTCATGTGCTGATGTATGCTTATTATGGGATATCGTCTCTGGGCCCGAAGTATGCTAAGTTTGTTTGGTGGAAGAAACATTTGACTAAGGTGCAACTG GTGCAGTTCGTCTTAGTTACTTCCCACCTGCACTACCAGCAGAAGTTGACGCCTTGTCCTCTACCAACGTTTTTCCATTACTTCTGCGTGTCACTTATTTGCTCCTTTTTCTTATTGTTCATGAAATTCTACGTTCAGAGCTACAGAGTTAGAAAGGAGAGGAAAGCGAACGATTTAAATGTGGGAAATAAGTTAGGCGGGGAGCGATTGTTAAAGGgactttga
- the LOC101743614 gene encoding elongation of very long chain fatty acids protein 4 isoform X2, producing MGYEVILEDLVNYQNDRVIQTWSLSETIFGLAIVLSVYLALVVKILPSFMKQREPYKLKSLLLFYNCFQVAFSAYLVFIYSRYILSYGVITKRCPKGEDLQAVIKEIYPYFIAKHLDLLDTVFFVLRKKDNQVTFLHLYHHNTMVTWTWLHLMYHPADHFVVVGMLNSFVHVLMYAYYGISSLGPKYAKFVWWKKHLTKVQLVQFVLVTSHLHYQQKLTPCPLPTFFHYFCVSLICSFFLLFMKFYVQSYRVRKERKANDLNVGNKLGGERLLKGL from the exons ATGGGCTATGAAGTGATATTGGAAGATCTTGTGAACTATCAAAATG ATCGCGTTATCCAAACATGGTCATTATCAGAGACCATATTTGGCCTGGCCATAGTCCTGTCTGTCTACTTGGCTTTAGTCGTAAAAATACTACCGTCGTTCATGAAGCAACGCGAACCTTACAAACTGAAGAGCTTGCTTTTGTTTTACAACTGTTTTCAAGTCGCTTTCTCTGcttatttggtttttatt TATTCCAGGTATATTCTAAGTTACGGTGTGATCACAAAAAGATGTCCCAAAGGTGAAGATTTACAAGCG gttATCAAAGAAATCTATCCATATTTCATAGCAAAGCACCTTGATCTACTAGATACAGTGTTCTTCGTTCTGAGAAAGAAAGACAACCAAGTGACTTTCCTTCATCTTTACCACCACAACACCATGGTGACTTGGACCTGGCTCCATTTAATGTACCATCCCGCAGATCACTTTGTGGTGGTTGGCATGTTGAATAGCTTCGTTCATGTGCTGATGTATGCTTATTATGGGATATCGTCTCTGGGCCCGAAGTATGCTAAGTTTGTTTGGTGGAAGAAACATTTGACTAAGGTGCAACTG GTGCAGTTCGTCTTAGTTACTTCCCACCTGCACTACCAGCAGAAGTTGACGCCTTGTCCTCTACCAACGTTTTTCCATTACTTCTGCGTGTCACTTATTTGCTCCTTTTTCTTATTGTTCATGAAATTCTACGTTCAGAGCTACAGAGTTAGAAAGGAGAGGAAAGCGAACGATTTAAATGTGGGAAATAAGTTAGGCGGGGAGCGATTGTTAAAGGgactttga
- the LOC101743614 gene encoding elongation of very long chain fatty acids protein 4 isoform X3 has translation MKQREPYKLKSLLLFYNCFQVAFSAYLVFIYSRYILSYGVITKRCPKGEDLQAVIKEIYPYFIAKHLDLLDTVFFVLRKKDNQVTFLHLYHHNTMVTWTWLHLMYHPADHFVVVGMLNSFVHVLMYAYYGISSLGPKYAKFVWWKKHLTKVQLVQFVLVTSHLHYQQKLTPCPLPTFFHYFCVSLICSFFLLFMKFYVQSYRVRKERKANDLNVGNKLGGERLLKGL, from the exons ATGAAGCAACGCGAACCTTACAAACTGAAGAGCTTGCTTTTGTTTTACAACTGTTTTCAAGTCGCTTTCTCTGcttatttggtttttatt TATTCCAGGTATATTCTAAGTTACGGTGTGATCACAAAAAGATGTCCCAAAGGTGAAGATTTACAAGCG gttATCAAAGAAATCTATCCATATTTCATAGCAAAGCACCTTGATCTACTAGATACAGTGTTCTTCGTTCTGAGAAAGAAAGACAACCAAGTGACTTTCCTTCATCTTTACCACCACAACACCATGGTGACTTGGACCTGGCTCCATTTAATGTACCATCCCGCAGATCACTTTGTGGTGGTTGGCATGTTGAATAGCTTCGTTCATGTGCTGATGTATGCTTATTATGGGATATCGTCTCTGGGCCCGAAGTATGCTAAGTTTGTTTGGTGGAAGAAACATTTGACTAAGGTGCAACTG GTGCAGTTCGTCTTAGTTACTTCCCACCTGCACTACCAGCAGAAGTTGACGCCTTGTCCTCTACCAACGTTTTTCCATTACTTCTGCGTGTCACTTATTTGCTCCTTTTTCTTATTGTTCATGAAATTCTACGTTCAGAGCTACAGAGTTAGAAAGGAGAGGAAAGCGAACGATTTAAATGTGGGAAATAAGTTAGGCGGGGAGCGATTGTTAAAGGgactttga